A portion of the Pseudoxanthomonas sp. JBR18 genome contains these proteins:
- a CDS encoding response regulator translates to MQPSSSKRDAWIWAAVVALLLVTISLELVTPLGYAIWLLHFIAVGLTSFQSRPKLPILVAIIACVMLALGFYFAPESNSASFSSVNRAFAGLCCLGMAFIIMQGIRYRLAAHDALWLQERKNAVALAMQGELTPEQLAQGALARLCEATGAQVGAIYRLAGERLILSGGIALPAEISQDIPASRGQLGEALRTHAPKRLTTDTESGLRIETALVAATPRELLLAPLLADDRVVGAMELGFGQPSPSAARNLVLVGRCMEIVGVALRTAQLRAELMELLEETQRQSEELQAQQEELRVANEELEEQSRSLQQSQANLEQQQTELEQINVHLEERTHELESQRRTLLVAQEELVRSGKELEAASRYKSEFLANMSHELRTPLNSSLILAKLLADNRDGNLSGEQVKYAHAIHSSNNDLLALINDILDLSRIEAGQVELVEDRVALTPMLSRLSETFEPLARQKALQLDIKADSDAPAHLTVDAQRLQQILKNLLANAIKFTEHGQVTLTVLAHGPHRVRFSVSDTGIGIAKAQTGVIFEAFRQADGSTQRRFGGTGLGLSISRDLAQRMGGTIEVESEPGRGSVFTLELPVAGAPAPSGQETPTPIESPVPAPVAQRPAASRASVAKEDSVPSSSAGSRFDDRERRSRPGRAILAVEDDPAFAKALVDLAHDMDFDCVVAGSAEEAIALAAEVRPSGVLLDIGLPDVSGLSVLEQLKRDPVTRHIPVHVVSAQERTQVAMELGAVGFLLKPATRERLVGAIRQLEQTSARAVRRLLIVEDDRSLRENLRRLLAHEGLEITAIGSIAEAMEQLSAVTFDCMVTDLALPDGSGYDLLERMAERDSGAFPPVIVYTGRALTRDEEQRLRRYSKSIIIKGARSPERLLDEVTLFLHSVEASLPSDQQRLLREARKRDTVLDGRTILLAEDDVRNIFALSSVLEPLGVKLEIARNGREAIEKLSTQDVDLVLMDIMMPEMDGLTAMREIRKDHRHRSLPIVALTAKAMADDREQCLDAGANDYIAKPIDVEKLISLCRVWCSRQ, encoded by the coding sequence ATGCAACCTTCAAGTTCAAAGCGGGACGCCTGGATCTGGGCTGCTGTCGTTGCGCTGCTGCTCGTCACGATCAGTCTGGAACTCGTCACCCCGCTGGGTTACGCCATTTGGCTGCTGCACTTCATCGCCGTCGGGCTGACCAGCTTTCAGTCCCGGCCGAAGCTGCCGATCCTGGTCGCGATCATCGCCTGCGTGATGCTGGCGCTTGGCTTTTATTTCGCCCCCGAAAGCAACAGCGCCTCTTTTTCGTCGGTGAACCGGGCTTTCGCCGGGCTCTGTTGTCTCGGCATGGCCTTCATCATCATGCAAGGCATTCGGTACCGGCTTGCAGCACACGATGCACTGTGGCTGCAGGAGCGGAAGAATGCGGTCGCGCTGGCCATGCAGGGCGAGCTGACCCCAGAGCAGCTTGCGCAAGGCGCCCTGGCGCGGCTTTGCGAAGCGACCGGTGCGCAAGTCGGCGCGATCTACCGGTTGGCCGGCGAGCGGCTGATCCTCTCAGGTGGCATCGCGCTGCCTGCCGAGATCAGCCAGGACATCCCGGCCTCGCGCGGGCAACTTGGCGAAGCCTTGCGCACTCACGCGCCCAAGCGGCTGACCACCGACACCGAGTCCGGGCTGCGCATCGAAACGGCCCTGGTCGCGGCCACGCCCCGCGAGCTGCTCCTGGCGCCGCTGCTGGCGGATGACCGCGTGGTGGGCGCCATGGAACTCGGGTTCGGTCAGCCCAGCCCCTCGGCGGCGCGCAACCTGGTCCTGGTGGGACGCTGCATGGAAATCGTCGGGGTGGCGCTGCGCACGGCGCAGCTCCGTGCCGAGCTGATGGAGCTGCTGGAAGAAACCCAGCGCCAGAGCGAAGAACTCCAGGCCCAGCAGGAGGAACTGCGCGTGGCCAACGAGGAGCTGGAGGAGCAAAGTCGCAGCCTGCAGCAGTCACAAGCCAATCTGGAGCAGCAACAGACCGAGCTCGAGCAGATCAACGTGCATCTTGAAGAGCGCACCCACGAGCTCGAATCGCAAAGACGCACCCTGCTGGTTGCGCAGGAAGAGCTGGTCCGCAGCGGCAAGGAGTTGGAGGCCGCCTCGCGCTACAAGTCCGAGTTTCTGGCCAACATGTCGCACGAGCTGCGCACCCCGCTCAACAGCTCGCTGATCCTGGCCAAGCTGCTGGCGGACAATCGCGATGGCAACCTGTCCGGGGAACAGGTCAAGTACGCCCACGCCATCCACTCATCCAACAACGACCTGCTGGCGCTGATCAACGACATCCTGGACCTCTCCCGCATCGAAGCAGGCCAGGTCGAGCTTGTCGAGGATCGGGTCGCGCTGACGCCCATGCTCTCGCGACTGAGCGAGACCTTCGAGCCGCTGGCCAGGCAGAAGGCGTTGCAACTGGACATCAAGGCAGACAGTGACGCACCCGCCCACCTGACCGTGGACGCCCAGCGCCTGCAGCAGATCCTCAAGAACCTGCTTGCCAACGCCATCAAGTTCACCGAGCACGGCCAAGTCACGCTCACGGTGCTGGCGCACGGGCCGCATCGGGTCCGGTTCAGTGTGAGCGACACGGGGATCGGGATCGCCAAGGCGCAGACCGGTGTGATCTTCGAGGCGTTCCGCCAGGCCGACGGCAGCACCCAGCGTCGCTTCGGCGGCACCGGCCTGGGCCTGTCGATCTCCAGGGATCTGGCCCAACGCATGGGGGGCACCATCGAGGTCGAGAGCGAGCCCGGCAGGGGCAGCGTTTTCACGCTGGAGCTGCCGGTCGCCGGTGCGCCAGCGCCGTCGGGCCAGGAGACGCCGACACCGATCGAGAGCCCCGTCCCCGCCCCGGTCGCCCAGCGCCCGGCTGCCTCGCGCGCGTCGGTGGCCAAGGAGGATTCTGTTCCAAGTTCCTCCGCGGGGTCGCGCTTCGATGACCGCGAGCGCAGGTCCCGGCCGGGCCGGGCCATCCTCGCGGTCGAGGACGATCCGGCGTTTGCCAAAGCCCTGGTCGACCTGGCGCACGACATGGATTTCGATTGCGTGGTCGCCGGCTCCGCGGAGGAGGCGATCGCGCTCGCTGCCGAGGTTCGGCCCAGCGGCGTCCTGCTGGATATCGGCCTGCCGGACGTTTCGGGCCTGAGCGTGCTGGAACAGCTCAAGCGCGATCCTGTGACGCGGCACATCCCGGTCCACGTGGTCTCCGCGCAGGAGCGCACCCAGGTCGCCATGGAACTGGGCGCGGTGGGATTTCTGCTCAAGCCCGCCACGCGCGAGCGCCTGGTCGGCGCGATTCGTCAGCTCGAACAGACCAGCGCCCGTGCGGTGCGCCGCCTGCTGATCGTCGAGGACGACCGTAGCCTGCGTGAGAACCTGCGCCGGCTACTGGCCCATGAAGGACTGGAGATCACGGCCATCGGCAGCATCGCCGAAGCGATGGAGCAACTGTCGGCGGTGACCTTCGACTGCATGGTGACCGACCTGGCGCTGCCCGATGGCAGCGGCTACGACCTGCTGGAGCGGATGGCCGAACGGGATTCCGGCGCTTTTCCGCCGGTCATCGTCTATACCGGGCGCGCCCTGACGCGCGATGAGGAACAGCGCCTGCGTCGCTATTCCAAGAGCATCATCATCAAGGGCGCGCGCTCGCCCGAGCGCCTGCTGGACGAGGTCACCCTGTTCCTGCACAGCGTCGAGGCATCCCTGCCGAGCGATCAACAGCGACTGCTTCGAGAGGCGCGCAAGCGCGACACGGTCCTGGATGGCCGTACGATCCTCCTTGCCGAAGACGACGTCCGCAATATCTTTGCCCTTTCCAGCGTGCTGGAGCCGCTCGGCGTCAAGCTCGAGATCGCACGCAACGGGCGTGAGGCGATTGAGAAGCTCTCGACCCAGGACGTCGATCTGGTGTTGATGGACATCATGATGCCGGAGATGGATGGGTTGACCGCCATGCGGGAAATCAGGAAGGACCATCGGCATCGCAGCCTGCCCATTGTCGCGTTGACCGCCAAGGCCATGGCCGATGATCGCGAGCAATGCCTGGATGCGGGCGCCAACGATTACATCGCCAAGCCGATCGATGTGGAGAAGTTGATCTCACTCTGCCGGGTGTGGTGTTCCCGGCAATGA
- a CDS encoding EAL domain-containing protein: MNAFPDVENDRLALIRSMDLLKSVNNPELERIADLASHAFSMPTVLISLVDRDEQIFLCRIGFEAERTDRSISVCTHAIQQRGVFEVDDLTLDARFKANPLVISGPRIRFYAGAPLITASGHAIGTICLIDYEPRTLTERDRQRLQAYAGLVVDQLSLRRLVGRVDAVTGRPNRQQFMADFAAPEVADQQQAALYLVEFIDVHSAHLLSQSRGMQPIESLIRQACQRIREALPQACELYHVAVARFAFVLPHGAEHPEQPVVQRLCGAFAAPMEADGLRLNASIRIGVAPFDRRPCHDVLRRAICAMQEAIERDRPYSRYDPDYDASKQRALGIAIDADRALVQGEFHLVYQPRYNVRQGTFGKAEVLLRWRHPTLGELSPGEFIPLLQKTAVMPRITDWVIEQALAQLAKWRQRGLEMGISINVTAADVTDGALAARLQQTLARHQLPPAVIELEITEGEWLKPGGSAAIQLAALRASGVCVSLDDFGAGFCNFGYLPRLPIDGLKIDRALVSNAHADPVLGGVAQAILRLAHVMGLNVVAEGVETPDERRFFEREGCDEIQGYLFSRPLPAEDCFTFINTARDNASMQDAAKALPS; this comes from the coding sequence GTGAACGCATTTCCCGACGTCGAGAATGACCGTCTGGCGCTGATCCGCAGCATGGATCTGCTCAAATCGGTCAACAATCCGGAATTGGAGCGCATCGCGGACCTGGCGTCCCACGCGTTTTCCATGCCGACGGTGCTGATCTCGCTGGTGGACCGCGATGAGCAGATCTTTCTGTGCCGGATTGGCTTCGAAGCCGAACGCACGGATCGTTCGATCTCGGTCTGCACGCATGCCATCCAGCAGCGGGGCGTGTTCGAGGTCGACGACCTCACCCTGGATGCACGCTTCAAGGCCAATCCGCTTGTGATCTCCGGGCCGCGCATCCGCTTCTACGCCGGCGCGCCATTGATCACCGCGTCCGGGCATGCCATTGGCACCATCTGCCTGATCGATTACGAGCCGCGCACCTTGACCGAGAGGGACCGCCAGCGGCTCCAGGCCTACGCCGGGCTGGTGGTGGACCAGCTCTCGTTGCGTCGCCTGGTGGGCAGGGTCGACGCGGTGACCGGGCGACCCAATCGCCAGCAGTTCATGGCCGACTTTGCAGCACCGGAAGTCGCTGACCAGCAGCAAGCCGCCCTGTATCTGGTCGAATTCATCGACGTGCACAGTGCGCACCTGCTGTCCCAGTCGCGTGGCATGCAGCCGATCGAGTCGCTGATTCGCCAGGCTTGCCAGCGCATCCGGGAGGCCCTGCCGCAGGCGTGCGAGCTCTACCACGTGGCCGTTGCGCGCTTTGCCTTTGTCCTCCCGCATGGCGCCGAACATCCCGAACAGCCCGTGGTGCAGCGGTTGTGCGGTGCCTTTGCGGCACCAATGGAAGCCGACGGCTTGCGTCTGAACGCCTCCATTCGGATTGGCGTGGCGCCGTTCGATCGCCGCCCCTGCCATGACGTGCTGCGCCGCGCCATCTGCGCGATGCAGGAGGCCATCGAGCGGGACCGCCCGTATTCGCGTTACGACCCTGACTATGACGCCAGCAAACAGCGCGCGCTTGGCATTGCCATCGATGCGGATCGGGCCTTGGTCCAGGGCGAGTTCCACCTGGTGTATCAGCCGCGCTATAACGTCAGACAGGGTACTTTTGGAAAAGCCGAGGTGCTGTTGCGCTGGCGCCACCCCACGCTCGGCGAACTGAGCCCAGGTGAGTTCATCCCGCTGCTGCAAAAGACTGCGGTCATGCCGCGCATCACGGACTGGGTGATCGAGCAGGCGCTGGCGCAGCTGGCCAAATGGCGTCAGCGTGGACTGGAGATGGGGATCTCGATCAACGTGACGGCCGCCGATGTGACCGACGGCGCACTGGCTGCCCGCTTGCAGCAGACCCTTGCGCGACACCAGCTGCCACCAGCGGTCATCGAGCTTGAAATCACCGAGGGCGAATGGCTCAAACCCGGCGGCAGTGCAGCGATACAGTTGGCGGCGCTGCGGGCTTCAGGGGTCTGCGTGTCGCTGGATGACTTCGGTGCTGGCTTCTGCAACTTCGGCTATCTCCCGCGCCTGCCCATTGACGGGCTCAAGATCGACCGGGCCCTGGTGTCCAATGCCCATGCCGACCCGGTGTTGGGCGGCGTGGCCCAGGCCATCTTGCGCCTGGCCCATGTCATGGGATTAAACGTGGTGGCCGAAGGGGTGGAGACACCCGATGAGCGGCGCTTCTTCGAACGAGAGGGCTGCGATGAAATCCAGGGCTATCTGTTTTCAAGGCCACTGCCCGCGGAGGATTGCTTTACCTTCATCAACACGGCGCGCGACAACGCCAGCATGCAGGACGCCGCGAAAGCGCTGCCGTCCTGA
- a CDS encoding YetF domain-containing protein, with the protein MDGLLKLGMPWWEFVLRAVAVYLVVLCMTRLSGKRAVGQSTPFDMLVIVLLGTAVQNSLIGSDTSLGGGLILAATLLTMNWMVGYISARYRRFDRVVQGTPAILARDGQIYWDELKKRNVSYEDFEVSKRTADCRDDVNIDIAILETSGKITILKKRK; encoded by the coding sequence ATGGACGGTTTGCTGAAGCTCGGTATGCCGTGGTGGGAGTTCGTTCTCAGGGCGGTCGCCGTTTACCTGGTGGTCCTTTGCATGACACGACTGAGTGGCAAGCGTGCCGTCGGGCAGTCGACGCCCTTCGACATGCTGGTCATCGTCCTGCTGGGCACCGCGGTGCAGAACTCGCTGATCGGCTCGGATACCTCGCTGGGGGGCGGGCTCATCCTGGCCGCCACGCTGCTGACCATGAACTGGATGGTCGGCTACATCTCCGCCCGTTATCGCCGATTCGACCGGGTTGTGCAGGGCACGCCAGCCATCCTGGCCCGGGACGGGCAGATCTATTGGGATGAGCTGAAGAAGCGCAACGTCAGCTATGAGGATTTCGAGGTGTCCAAGCGGACCGCCGACTGCCGCGACGACGTGAACATCGACATCGCCATCCTGGAAACCTCCGGCAAGATCACCATCCTGAAGAAGCGCAAATGA
- a CDS encoding TetR/AcrR family transcriptional regulator, with protein sequence MTTQPPLRADAQRNRERMLAAAERVFQAKGAGASLEDVAKEAGVGIGTLYRRFPTREELFAAVFSDKFLAFAERWRAREGELAPDKALRVYLVELIVQTNIYRDLAASVGTVLQSQTPGCDANARVAQQLLHSAKRAGLVRKEVSYDDIVVVITAVCLAAGQGANAKTRIRRLVDLFLGGILRPQAEAV encoded by the coding sequence ATGACCACCCAGCCCCCGCTCCGCGCCGACGCCCAGCGCAACCGCGAGCGCATGCTCGCGGCGGCCGAACGCGTGTTCCAGGCCAAGGGCGCCGGCGCTTCGCTCGAGGATGTCGCCAAGGAGGCGGGTGTGGGGATTGGCACGCTGTACCGCCGCTTTCCTACCCGCGAGGAGCTGTTCGCGGCGGTGTTCAGCGACAAGTTCCTTGCCTTTGCCGAGCGCTGGCGCGCCAGGGAAGGCGAGCTTGCCCCCGACAAGGCCCTGCGCGTCTATCTGGTGGAGCTGATCGTCCAGACCAACATCTATCGCGATCTGGCCGCGTCGGTCGGGACCGTCCTGCAGAGCCAGACGCCGGGGTGCGATGCCAATGCGCGCGTGGCCCAGCAGCTGCTGCACAGCGCCAAGCGCGCCGGCCTGGTCAGGAAGGAGGTCAGCTACGACGACATCGTCGTGGTGATCACCGCCGTGTGCCTGGCCGCGGGCCAGGGGGCCAACGCCAAGACCCGGATCCGGCGCCTGGTGGACCTGTTTCTGGGTGGGATTCTTCGCCCCCAGGCCGAAGCGGTCTAG
- the glgX gene encoding glycogen debranching protein GlgX, which translates to MPDPASVSYDTPSRAREGRPYPRGATFDGEGTNFALFSAHATRVELCLFDDQGQEQRIELPEYTNEIWHGYLPGVGPGQRYGYRVHGPYEPQQGHRFNHHKLLLDPYAREIDGDLVWADELYGYTIGHPDGDLSFDERDSAQFMPKAVVVQDDYDWQGDARLMTPWSRTVIYETHVRGFTKGNPHVEEALRGTFAGLGSEPALDYIKSLGVSAVELLPVHAYLDDQYLQDRGLRNYWGYNTLAFFALKSRYLASGHRDEFRDMVKAMHRQGLEVILDVVYNHTAEGNELGPTLSFKGIDNASYYRLADDRRYYINDTGTGNTFNLSNFRVVQFVNDSLRYWVEEMHVDGFRFDLATILGREPSGFDQRGGFLDACGQDPLLAQVKLIAEPWDCGPGGYQVGHFPPGWAEWNDKFRDNARAFWKGDEGQLAEFATRFTGSADLFDRRGRRPWSSVNFITAHDGFTMHDLVSYNDKHNEANGEGNRDGSNHDASCNHGAEGDTQDADILALRERQMRNLMATLLLAQGTPMLLAGDERAQSQSGNNNTYCQDNEIAWIDWERDRTEGRLTDFVRGLIEVRRRYPILTRGRFLNGQYNDEAGVRDLTWLNPGGSEMSEQDWRDGGARAVGLVLEGRAQSSGVREHATDATLLILINAYHEGVVFKLPDDEQSTLHWKLVLSTDDELHLDSLPKGSTDFLAPPRSVTLFECEARAA; encoded by the coding sequence ATGCCCGATCCTGCGAGCGTCAGCTACGACACCCCTTCCCGTGCGCGCGAGGGGCGTCCCTACCCGCGCGGTGCCACGTTTGATGGCGAAGGCACCAATTTCGCGCTGTTCAGCGCACATGCCACCCGTGTCGAGCTCTGCCTGTTCGATGACCAAGGCCAGGAGCAGCGCATCGAGCTGCCCGAGTACACCAACGAGATCTGGCACGGCTATCTCCCCGGCGTCGGGCCAGGGCAACGCTATGGGTATCGCGTCCATGGGCCCTACGAACCGCAGCAGGGCCACCGCTTCAACCACCACAAGCTCTTACTCGATCCATATGCGCGGGAGATAGATGGCGATCTGGTCTGGGCGGACGAACTCTATGGCTACACGATCGGGCATCCGGACGGAGACCTGAGCTTTGACGAGCGCGACAGCGCGCAGTTCATGCCTAAGGCGGTGGTTGTGCAGGACGACTACGACTGGCAGGGCGACGCGCGCCTGATGACGCCCTGGAGCCGGACGGTGATCTACGAGACCCATGTCCGCGGCTTCACCAAAGGCAATCCCCACGTTGAGGAGGCGCTCCGCGGCACGTTCGCCGGACTTGGATCCGAGCCGGCGCTGGACTACATCAAGTCGCTGGGCGTGAGCGCGGTCGAGCTGCTGCCGGTGCATGCCTACCTGGACGACCAGTATCTGCAGGACAGGGGGCTGCGCAATTATTGGGGGTACAACACGCTGGCCTTCTTTGCGCTCAAATCGCGCTACCTGGCCTCCGGCCACCGCGACGAATTCCGCGACATGGTCAAGGCGATGCACCGCCAGGGTCTGGAAGTCATCCTGGACGTGGTCTACAACCACACCGCCGAAGGCAACGAGCTCGGCCCGACCCTGTCCTTCAAGGGCATCGACAACGCGAGTTACTACCGTCTTGCGGACGACCGGCGCTATTACATCAACGATACGGGCACCGGCAACACCTTCAATCTCAGCAACTTTCGCGTGGTGCAGTTCGTCAACGACTCCCTGCGCTACTGGGTCGAGGAGATGCATGTCGATGGCTTTCGCTTCGATCTGGCCACCATTCTCGGGCGCGAGCCCAGCGGCTTCGATCAGCGCGGGGGCTTTTTGGATGCCTGCGGCCAGGACCCGCTGCTCGCCCAGGTCAAGCTGATCGCCGAGCCGTGGGACTGCGGTCCGGGCGGATACCAGGTGGGTCATTTCCCGCCGGGCTGGGCGGAATGGAACGACAAGTTCAGGGACAACGCACGCGCCTTCTGGAAAGGCGACGAGGGGCAACTGGCCGAGTTCGCCACGCGCTTTACTGGTTCGGCAGACCTGTTCGACCGACGTGGCCGCAGGCCGTGGTCCTCAGTGAATTTCATCACCGCCCACGATGGCTTCACGATGCATGACCTGGTCAGCTACAACGACAAGCACAACGAAGCCAACGGCGAAGGCAATCGCGATGGCTCCAACCATGATGCGTCCTGCAACCATGGCGCGGAAGGCGACACGCAGGATGCCGATATCCTGGCGCTGCGCGAGCGGCAGATGCGCAACTTGATGGCGACCCTGCTGCTTGCCCAGGGCACGCCCATGCTGCTGGCCGGCGACGAGCGCGCGCAGTCCCAAAGTGGCAACAACAACACCTATTGCCAGGACAACGAGATCGCCTGGATCGACTGGGAGCGCGATCGGACCGAAGGCCGGCTGACGGACTTCGTGCGGGGCCTGATCGAGGTCCGCCGACGTTACCCGATTCTGACGCGCGGGCGTTTCCTGAATGGCCAGTACAACGATGAAGCAGGGGTCAGGGACCTGACCTGGCTCAACCCCGGTGGCAGTGAAATGTCCGAGCAGGACTGGCGCGACGGTGGCGCGCGTGCTGTCGGGCTGGTGCTGGAGGGCAGGGCGCAGAGCTCGGGCGTGCGCGAGCATGCGACCGACGCGACCCTCCTGATCCTGATCAACGCCTACCACGAGGGCGTGGTCTTCAAACTGCCGGACGATGAGCAATCCACCTTGCACTGGAAGCTGGTGCTGTCGACTGACGATGAACTGCATCTCGACTCGCTGCCGAAGGGCTCCACGGATTTTCTGGCGCCTCCCCGCAGCGTCACCCTGTTCGAGTGCGAGGCCCGCGCAGCATGA
- a CDS encoding response regulator, which produces MTLHASKSLSVLFVEDQDDLRELMSDVFKQMGMQVRTAPDAMAALDMLSEGPQVDVLFTDVYMPGRMSGAELSMVASQRWPDMRIVLASGHARHQLPQLPDCVRFVQKPYSLQQAARLIGNPEPVARTA; this is translated from the coding sequence ATGACGTTACACGCATCAAAGTCGCTAAGCGTTCTGTTTGTCGAGGACCAGGACGACCTGCGCGAACTGATGTCCGACGTCTTCAAGCAGATGGGGATGCAGGTGAGGACCGCGCCCGATGCAATGGCCGCGCTCGACATGCTTTCGGAGGGTCCGCAGGTGGATGTCCTGTTTACGGACGTCTATATGCCGGGGAGGATGAGTGGCGCGGAATTGAGCATGGTGGCCTCGCAGCGCTGGCCTGACATGAGGATCGTGCTCGCCTCCGGGCACGCGCGCCACCAGCTACCGCAGTTGCCTGACTGCGTTCGCTTCGTCCAGAAGCCCTATAGCCTTCAACAGGCCGCCCGGTTGATCGGTAATCCGGAGCCGGTCGCTCGCACCGCCTAG
- a CDS encoding SDR family oxidoreductase, giving the protein MAKRFDGKVIVVTGGSDGIGLASAQAFAQEGGTVYICARRKERLDEVLDELGSSVTAVQCDVGNPEDLDRLYAQIRQDQGRVDVVFANAGVSESAALGEIDEAHVDRLLSTNIKGVIHTVQKALPLMGRGATVIITGSGAGSSGFAGLSVYSATKAALRSFARTWTTDLKDRGIRVNAVSPGMIKTPAMDRYLDNNPGTEAFFEQLIPMARLGHWRLHGGLRPLGHAIAVLRAGSKGQKRLHLLAVSATGSTSADESAITLNQRGAKRWGRFA; this is encoded by the coding sequence ATGGCAAAGCGTTTCGACGGCAAGGTGATCGTGGTCACCGGCGGCAGCGACGGCATCGGGCTGGCCTCGGCCCAGGCCTTTGCCCAGGAAGGCGGCACGGTCTACATCTGTGCGCGCAGGAAGGAACGTCTCGATGAGGTCCTGGACGAGCTCGGCTCGTCGGTCACCGCCGTGCAGTGCGATGTCGGCAATCCAGAGGATCTGGATCGGCTCTATGCGCAGATCCGGCAGGACCAAGGCCGCGTGGACGTGGTGTTCGCCAACGCCGGTGTCTCCGAGTCGGCGGCACTGGGCGAGATCGACGAGGCGCATGTCGATCGGCTGCTTTCGACCAACATCAAGGGCGTGATCCACACCGTCCAGAAGGCGCTGCCGCTGATGGGCCGTGGTGCCACGGTGATCATCACCGGCTCGGGCGCTGGCAGCAGCGGCTTTGCCGGGCTTTCGGTCTACAGCGCAACCAAGGCCGCGCTGCGCTCCTTCGCCCGCACCTGGACCACGGACCTCAAGGACCGCGGCATCCGGGTCAACGCAGTGTCCCCCGGCATGATCAAGACGCCCGCCATGGACCGCTACCTGGACAACAACCCGGGCACCGAGGCGTTCTTCGAACAATTGATCCCGATGGCACGCCTTGGGCATTGGCGGCTACATGGCGGTCTGAGACCACTCGGCCACGCCATCGCGGTGCTGCGCGCTGGCTCGAAAGGTCAGAAGCGGCTCCATCTGCTGGCCGTCAGCGCGACGGGAAGCACATCAGCCGATGAAAGCGCCATCACTTTGAACCAGCGCGGGGCTAAACGCTGGGGCCGCTTCGCTTAG
- a CDS encoding chemotaxis protein CheB: MKPCAADIDAIVIGASAGGVIALQALLGSLPATLRQVVLIVLHLPRDRPSRIAEVIGAHCALEVAEAQDKQPLSAGQVLVAPPDYHLLVEDRGHVALSLDEPVLFSRPAIDPLFESAAGVFGERLLGILLTGASSDGSAGVAAVRGAGGTIWIQCPADAASPLMPASALAHAGADATLSLSQICERLTGLS; this comes from the coding sequence GTGAAGCCCTGTGCCGCAGACATCGATGCCATCGTGATCGGCGCGTCCGCCGGTGGCGTGATCGCACTTCAGGCGTTGCTGGGCAGCCTCCCTGCAACCCTGCGCCAGGTCGTGCTGATCGTCCTGCATCTTCCGAGGGACCGGCCCAGCCGCATCGCCGAGGTCATTGGCGCGCACTGTGCGCTGGAGGTCGCCGAGGCGCAGGACAAGCAGCCGCTGAGCGCTGGCCAGGTCCTGGTCGCGCCCCCGGACTACCACCTGCTCGTCGAGGACAGGGGCCACGTCGCGCTTTCGCTGGACGAGCCCGTCCTGTTCTCGCGGCCTGCGATCGACCCGCTCTTCGAATCGGCCGCCGGGGTCTTTGGCGAGCGGCTGTTGGGCATCCTTCTGACCGGGGCAAGCAGCGATGGCAGCGCCGGAGTCGCCGCAGTGCGCGGGGCGGGTGGCACCATCTGGATCCAGTGCCCGGCCGACGCAGCATCCCCGCTCATGCCCGCCTCCGCGCTGGCGCACGCCGGCGCAGACGCCACCCTTTCCCTCTCGCAGATCTGCGAGCGCCTGACGGGTCTTTCATGA
- a CDS encoding CheR family methyltransferase, producing the protein MPGVVFPAMNEAELFDLELRLLLEAIYRRYHYDFRQYALSSLRRRVRHAMTRFDCEHVADLQRVLLHDPTTFSQAMQYFTVQVSEMFRDPEYFRALRTDVFPVLRTYPSLKLWVAGCSTGEEVWSLAIALREEGLLERTLLYATDINPEALAQAESGVFPVERIAMFSRNYLASGGTGSLSDHYTTGYNGAVFDRSLRKQIVFADHSLATDSVFSEVHLVSCRNVLIYFNRQLQDRAIGLFHEALVHRGFLGLGSKESLQFGKHAALFDVLVREQRLYRKTAS; encoded by the coding sequence CTGCCGGGTGTGGTGTTCCCGGCAATGAACGAGGCCGAGCTCTTCGACCTGGAGTTGAGACTGCTGCTGGAGGCGATCTACCGCCGCTACCACTACGACTTTCGCCAGTACGCGCTCTCCTCCCTGCGCCGTCGCGTGCGTCATGCGATGACGCGCTTCGACTGCGAGCATGTCGCCGATCTTCAACGCGTCCTGCTCCACGATCCGACGACCTTCTCCCAGGCGATGCAGTACTTCACGGTGCAGGTCTCGGAAATGTTTCGCGACCCGGAGTACTTTCGTGCCCTGCGCACCGATGTGTTTCCGGTGCTGCGCACCTATCCCTCGCTCAAGCTGTGGGTCGCAGGATGCAGTACGGGCGAGGAAGTGTGGTCGCTGGCGATCGCGCTTCGGGAGGAGGGTCTGCTGGAGCGCACCCTGCTCTATGCGACAGACATCAATCCAGAGGCACTTGCGCAGGCGGAAAGCGGCGTTTTCCCGGTCGAGCGCATCGCGATGTTCAGTCGGAATTATCTGGCTTCCGGCGGAACCGGCTCGCTGTCCGATCACTACACGACCGGATATAACGGCGCCGTTTTCGACCGCAGCCTCCGTAAGCAGATCGTGTTCGCCGATCATAGCCTGGCCACCGACAGCGTGTTCTCCGAGGTCCACCTGGTGTCCTGCCGAAACGTGCTGATCTATTTCAATCGCCAGCTCCAGGACCGCGCGATCGGGCTCTTCCACGAGGCGCTGGTCCATCGCGGCTTTCTCGGCCTAGGCAGCAAGGAGTCGCTGCAGTTCGGCAAGCACGCGGCTCTTTTCGATGTCCTGGTCCGCGAACAGCGGCTTTACCGGAAGACCGCATCGTGA